Proteins encoded together in one Bacteroides ovatus window:
- a CDS encoding helix-turn-helix domain-containing protein produces the protein MEKDQLTFNDLPTVVGELCDRIASMENLLTEKLSKQYETKENTHVPMTVQEACNYLKMPLSTFYYKVKKDDIPVIKQGKHLYIYRDELDRWLESSRKTPAPQSFEEENESMLASHRRKPNPKNW, from the coding sequence ATGGAAAAAGACCAACTGACATTCAACGACCTGCCGACTGTGGTGGGCGAACTATGCGACAGAATCGCAAGTATGGAAAATCTGCTAACGGAGAAACTTTCCAAGCAGTACGAAACCAAAGAGAACACGCACGTTCCCATGACCGTACAGGAGGCTTGCAACTATCTTAAAATGCCGTTGTCAACCTTTTATTACAAGGTCAAAAAGGATGATATTCCGGTTATAAAACAAGGAAAACATCTCTACATCTATCGTGATGAACTGGATAGATGGCTGGAATCTTCCCGAAAGACTCCGGCTCCGCAAAGTTTTGAGGAAGAGAATGAGTCCATGCTCGCATCCCATCGTCGTAAACCGAACCCGAAAAACTGGTAA
- a CDS encoding AAA family ATPase, translating into MEKTDNTTPSCEELAVYMEDSIVSVTNTYEQSPVVLMVDDAVIGTLGNFSASIGKAKSKKTFNVSAIVASALRNSTVLHYRSTFPDNKRNILYIDTEQGRHHCQQILKRILRLAELPEDKKPDNLLMLALRKFSPKLRLAIVEQAIGTIPDLGLVIIDGIRDFLYDINSPGESTDIISKFMQWTDDRQIHIHTVLHQNKNDEHARGHIGTELNNKAETIMQIEVDKEDKTISVVEAVHIRDREFEPFAFRINEEAIPEPVESYLPKEKKTGRPTKGPFDPDKEIPKNVHRPALNAVFANGNINNYDDYIERLQEGYGLQGIKLGYNKAVKVATLLSDKQMVIKEGKDYAFNPEYHY; encoded by the coding sequence ATGGAGAAGACGGACAATACGACTCCTTCATGTGAAGAATTGGCGGTTTACATGGAAGATTCAATCGTGAGCGTGACGAATACCTACGAGCAGTCGCCAGTGGTGCTGATGGTAGACGATGCTGTTATCGGTACATTAGGAAACTTCAGTGCGTCCATCGGAAAAGCCAAAAGCAAGAAAACCTTTAACGTATCGGCCATAGTCGCATCGGCATTGAGAAACAGCACCGTTCTTCATTATCGGTCCACTTTTCCCGATAATAAGCGAAATATTCTGTACATCGACACGGAGCAAGGACGACATCATTGCCAGCAGATATTGAAACGAATCCTACGTTTAGCTGAATTGCCGGAAGACAAGAAACCGGATAATCTGCTCATGCTGGCTCTACGCAAGTTCTCCCCTAAACTACGTCTGGCGATAGTCGAACAGGCCATTGGCACAATACCGGATTTGGGATTGGTCATCATAGATGGCATTCGTGATTTCCTGTATGACATCAATTCTCCCGGTGAATCTACCGATATCATCTCCAAATTCATGCAGTGGACGGACGACAGACAGATTCACATCCATACCGTACTGCATCAGAACAAGAATGACGAACATGCTCGTGGTCACATCGGCACTGAACTCAACAATAAAGCGGAAACCATTATGCAGATCGAGGTGGATAAAGAGGACAAGACCATAAGCGTGGTCGAAGCCGTGCATATCCGCGACCGTGAGTTTGAACCTTTCGCTTTCCGCATAAACGAGGAAGCCATACCCGAACCGGTAGAGTCCTATCTGCCAAAAGAGAAGAAGACCGGACGACCAACCAAAGGACCGTTCGATCCGGACAAGGAGATTCCAAAGAATGTACATCGTCCAGCATTGAATGCCGTTTTTGCCAATGGCAACATCAACAATTACGATGATTATATAGAACGCTTGCAAGAGGGTTACGGATTACAGGGTATAAAACTCGGTTATAACAAGGCGGTAAAGGTCGCAACATTGCTCAGTGACAAACAAATGGTTATAAAAGAAGGGAAAGATTATGCCTTCAATCCAGAATACCATTATTGA
- a CDS encoding plasmid mobilization protein — protein sequence MKEDIENTSNSSKETRNVFIGAKVTPTQKEYIKSMATQCGMTISDYLLSCAYNFKPKVRLTKEEAALLQNLDDCRADLVKYTSALHGMSTKQRMAMFNQIPFMVNWLKELGNVAESVCQFLNTVKEKNKIPSNLKSEEE from the coding sequence ATGAAAGAAGATATTGAAAATACATCGAACTCCTCTAAAGAAACCAGAAACGTCTTCATCGGAGCGAAAGTCACTCCTACTCAAAAGGAGTATATAAAATCAATGGCTACCCAATGCGGTATGACCATAAGTGATTACCTATTGTCGTGTGCCTATAACTTCAAGCCCAAAGTGAGACTTACGAAAGAAGAAGCAGCCCTGTTGCAGAATCTGGACGATTGTCGGGCAGACCTCGTAAAATACACCTCCGCCCTACACGGAATGTCCACAAAGCAGCGCATGGCAATGTTCAATCAGATTCCGTTCATGGTCAACTGGCTCAAGGAACTTGGCAATGTAGCCGAAAGTGTCTGCCAGTTCCTGAATACTGTAAAAGAGAAGAACAAAATTCCGTCCAACCTTAAATCCGAAGAAGAATGA
- a CDS encoding P-loop NTPase fold protein, producing the protein MNWRFWKKICANNSMEDDKQVSLTPALLNRDSESDKKQYRSVLNLARKLEEKDILNIALTGPYGSGKSSILRSLMKDYRKYKYLSISLATLKSPLDDKKNKIDIDTMNNRIEYSILQQLIYKEKQETLYNSRLKRIYHKSTWAQYALSFAIIFYIVALIIVFEPSFLEVDWICNRLSNPVLNKWSDIFALSYIFVATIIFVQKTVKSLSNSKLNKLNLKNGEIELKENKEDTSVFNKHMDEIVYFFEVTDYNVVIIEDLDRFDNTDIFLKLREVNQLLNQSNSVGRKVTFIYAVKDDMFFDEERTKFFDYITTVIPIINSSNSADKLKEELEIKGYSDLNVEVIDSLAFFIDDMRLLKNIVNEYAQYREKLDEKLDQNKLLAMIVYKNYHPKDFADLHKGKGVLYDCLHKKSELLVERNRQIDERINGITKKLQSLEATHAIQEKELRLIYIEGYRRKLSKQNENNAFLFFVENNFIPLEDIAENETLFNSFISQSSFRYQCFKRHQTNTYYGVRYYYDTSEDSCNIQFSQIEKIVNSTFTYHERLEALREGEKRYREQIKILELSRNNHYATPIQELLLDVDMQTHKIFSELNVSKMLEVFLKEGLINEDYFDYISFFFGKSINKHDHDFILELKLRHSLPYDYHIDKVGQCVKNIPDKCYNDVSILNIQVVDCICQHLEEANNSKLHSIAQVIMHNKKWDFLIDFYKSVEDSSSLFNHLGSIVDGLWKIFVKQNSDELFESWLRFLELNHSTKESRNWLNKHFAFISHRVDLIGFDTIKQIVSNGKLIFTDIDAESRCLLEYVVENKAYMLTPENVVCAFVHYRNERVETLDNYPLNVTILRSCKSAKSISDYIDECFDNALNNVFITDTAKKESVGIILEIINSEDITEDTKRKYLSGQQNKVSLSDVNNIQWEFAIEVDIVIPAWPEIYAFYESQNNVMISSLRIFITKHIDELTDISELDDTQKELLAHSALLTSDFEILVYDKLVKIFDGVTFKDADINSVDNAHFKSLLCADMLPYSTYYTTTIRDNHSDVLTYYVDKYLDECIIEIEELPTDMRLYKHLMKNPRVIGEKALSVVQHFLPHIVWDNELANITLPVLKNNIEKFDYDIEKNILVASTNLPERLSFLIDLVEKFRDDFDIVTELIESLGDSYRSITDKSKKATIENNHMNEMLLGKLKTIGYISSYREDDDKLRVSHKRNH; encoded by the coding sequence ATGAACTGGAGATTTTGGAAGAAAATATGTGCAAATAATTCGATGGAGGATGATAAACAAGTATCATTAACTCCTGCTCTGCTTAATCGTGATAGTGAAAGTGATAAGAAGCAGTATAGGAGTGTTTTGAATCTTGCACGAAAACTAGAAGAGAAAGACATATTGAACATTGCTCTTACTGGTCCTTATGGATCCGGTAAGAGTTCCATTCTTCGCTCTTTGATGAAAGACTATCGTAAATACAAATATCTTTCAATATCTCTTGCTACTCTAAAGTCACCATTAGATGATAAAAAGAATAAAATAGATATTGATACGATGAATAATCGTATTGAATACAGCATTCTTCAACAACTTATTTATAAAGAAAAACAAGAGACGCTTTATAACTCCAGATTAAAAAGGATTTATCATAAATCAACTTGGGCTCAATATGCTTTATCTTTTGCAATAATATTTTATATTGTTGCCTTAATTATTGTATTTGAACCATCATTTTTGGAGGTGGATTGGATTTGCAATCGCTTAAGTAATCCAGTATTAAATAAATGGTCTGATATTTTTGCTCTATCATATATATTTGTTGCAACAATAATATTCGTTCAAAAGACTGTCAAATCATTGAGTAATAGTAAACTGAATAAGTTAAATCTAAAGAATGGAGAGATTGAATTAAAAGAAAACAAAGAAGATACATCCGTTTTCAATAAGCACATGGATGAGATTGTCTATTTCTTTGAGGTTACTGATTATAATGTTGTGATTATAGAAGATTTAGATAGATTTGATAATACGGATATTTTTCTTAAGTTAAGAGAGGTAAATCAACTCTTGAATCAGTCAAACTCTGTGGGGCGTAAAGTTACGTTCATTTATGCGGTTAAAGATGATATGTTTTTTGATGAAGAACGTACTAAATTCTTTGATTATATCACAACTGTAATCCCAATAATCAATTCTTCAAACTCGGCAGACAAACTGAAAGAGGAACTAGAGATAAAAGGCTATTCAGATCTTAATGTCGAGGTAATAGACAGTTTGGCTTTTTTCATTGACGATATGAGATTACTGAAGAATATTGTCAATGAATATGCCCAATATAGAGAAAAACTTGATGAGAAACTTGATCAAAACAAACTTCTTGCAATGATTGTATATAAAAACTACCATCCAAAAGATTTTGCTGATCTGCATAAAGGAAAGGGTGTTTTGTATGATTGTTTGCATAAGAAAAGTGAATTATTGGTTGAGCGCAATAGACAGATTGACGAGCGTATTAATGGAATAACTAAAAAACTTCAATCTTTAGAAGCGACACATGCCATACAAGAAAAAGAATTAAGGCTGATTTATATTGAAGGGTATCGTAGAAAATTATCAAAACAAAATGAAAATAATGCCTTTTTGTTTTTTGTCGAAAACAATTTTATACCTCTTGAAGATATCGCAGAAAATGAAACGTTATTTAATTCCTTTATATCGCAATCCTCATTTCGATATCAATGTTTTAAGAGGCATCAAACTAACACATATTATGGTGTTAGATATTATTATGATACATCTGAAGATAGTTGCAATATTCAATTCAGTCAAATAGAGAAAATAGTTAATTCTACCTTTACCTACCATGAGCGATTAGAAGCCTTGCGAGAAGGGGAAAAAAGATATCGTGAACAAATCAAGATACTAGAATTATCTCGTAATAATCATTATGCTACTCCAATACAAGAACTGTTGCTGGATGTTGATATGCAGACGCATAAAATTTTTAGTGAACTCAATGTCTCTAAAATGCTTGAAGTTTTCTTGAAAGAAGGACTTATAAATGAAGATTACTTTGATTATATATCTTTCTTTTTTGGTAAGTCAATTAATAAGCACGACCATGATTTTATCCTTGAATTAAAACTTCGGCATAGTTTGCCGTATGACTATCATATAGATAAAGTAGGGCAGTGCGTAAAAAACATTCCTGATAAATGTTACAACGATGTAAGTATATTGAATATTCAGGTGGTCGATTGTATTTGTCAGCATCTTGAAGAAGCAAATAACTCAAAACTTCATTCGATAGCACAAGTTATTATGCATAATAAAAAGTGGGACTTTTTGATTGACTTCTATAAATCAGTTGAAGATTCAAGCTCGCTTTTCAACCATTTGGGCAGTATCGTTGATGGATTATGGAAGATCTTCGTGAAACAGAATTCCGATGAATTATTCGAGTCTTGGTTACGATTCCTCGAATTGAACCATTCCACCAAAGAAAGTCGTAACTGGTTGAATAAACACTTCGCATTTATATCTCATAGAGTAGATCTCATAGGTTTTGATACAATCAAACAAATAGTGTCGAATGGAAAACTGATTTTTACAGATATAGATGCAGAGTCTAGGTGTTTGCTTGAGTATGTTGTAGAAAACAAAGCATATATGTTGACACCAGAAAATGTTGTATGCGCATTTGTTCATTATCGAAATGAGAGGGTGGAAACATTGGATAATTATCCTTTAAATGTTACAATACTGAGGAGCTGTAAATCAGCTAAATCTATATCAGATTATATAGATGAATGTTTTGACAATGCACTAAATAATGTATTTATTACAGATACGGCAAAAAAAGAGAGTGTGGGAATTATTCTTGAAATTATTAATTCTGAGGATATAACAGAGGACACAAAACGCAAATACCTTTCTGGGCAACAGAATAAAGTTTCTCTTTCCGATGTTAACAATATACAGTGGGAGTTCGCTATTGAAGTTGATATAGTTATACCAGCATGGCCTGAGATATATGCATTTTATGAGAGTCAGAATAATGTAATGATTTCCAGTTTGCGAATATTCATTACCAAACATATTGATGAATTAACAGATATATCTGAATTGGATGATACTCAGAAAGAACTACTGGCACACAGTGCTTTATTGACATCAGATTTTGAAATTTTGGTATACGATAAACTTGTCAAAATCTTTGATGGAGTTACATTTAAGGATGCGGATATTAACAGTGTAGATAACGCTCATTTTAAGTCGTTACTTTGTGCTGATATGCTTCCATATAGCACATATTATACGACAACAATTAGAGACAATCATAGTGATGTACTTACTTATTATGTAGATAAGTATTTGGATGAGTGTATTATAGAAATAGAGGAGTTGCCTACAGATATGAGGCTATACAAGCATCTTATGAAAAATCCAAGAGTAATCGGTGAAAAAGCTCTAAGTGTAGTTCAACATTTTCTTCCTCATATTGTGTGGGATAACGAATTGGCAAATATCACTCTTCCTGTGTTGAAAAACAATATTGAAAAATTTGATTATGACATAGAGAAGAACATTTTGGTCGCCTCTACTAATTTGCCAGAGCGATTGTCTTTTTTGATAGACTTGGTTGAAAAGTTTAGAGATGATTTTGACATTGTGACAGAATTAATAGAGTCTTTAGGCGATTCTTATCGAAGTATTACAGATAAATCAAAAAAGGCTACTATAGAAAATAATCACATGAATGAAATGCTTTTAGGGAAGCTAAAAACTATTGGATATATCTCATCATATAGAGAAGATGATGATAAACTTCGTGTAAGTCATAAACGTAATCACTAA
- a CDS encoding DUF262 domain-containing protein, with product MAVESHDKKLDDLLKMVEEGKAQLPDFQRSWVWDDTKICKLIESITSGFPMGAAMFLANGGEHIRFKYRTFEGVDSISEVTPEWLVLDGQQRLTTLYQVLKSKKATNTRLETNRDTIIKRYYYLDIRKCLDSTADRLEAIISVSEKKQLTTNIGRDVTLDLSTREKEFENLMFPLNITFSHNDTEDWHYDMEDYYKGDREYRNLFRDFSQQILRPILEYNIPIIQLDKETPKEAVCQIFENVNTGGVPLTVFELVTATFAAEGHELRKDWETIRHIFAQKVNGELLKEITGANFLAAMTLLVSYYKRVVSGDDERVAVTCKKKDILRLELKDYLKYHDALIKGFCDAADFLVHQGIFRSRDLPYSSQLIPLAAIFAYDNENKKMLHLGSKQELLSRWYWCGVMGELYGGANEARFATDIMGVFRWMEGGEMPETVYRSNIQPTRLLTMQTRNSAAYKGVMALILQDSPLDFMTGHRMDIASYIDEDADIHHIFPQTYCEKNNLPRIKWNSVINKTPIYASSNRSIGGHAPSTYIGTMANKGLKQVEIQEAIESHKVSYAHLALDDFNAYFIDRAKQLLDRIEQATGKSVSGRDSEETIREFGVALI from the coding sequence ATGGCTGTTGAATCACACGATAAGAAACTTGATGACCTTCTAAAAATGGTTGAAGAAGGTAAGGCTCAATTACCCGACTTTCAACGTAGTTGGGTTTGGGATGACACGAAGATATGTAAACTAATAGAAAGTATCACATCTGGCTTCCCAATGGGTGCAGCGATGTTTTTGGCTAATGGTGGTGAGCATATCCGTTTTAAGTATCGCACATTTGAAGGTGTGGATTCTATATCAGAAGTTACACCTGAGTGGCTTGTGCTCGATGGACAACAGCGACTCACAACCTTATATCAGGTCTTGAAAAGTAAGAAAGCAACTAATACTCGATTAGAGACCAATCGAGATACAATTATCAAACGCTATTATTATCTAGATATTCGTAAATGTCTAGACTCTACTGCGGACAGATTGGAAGCAATCATATCTGTATCAGAGAAGAAACAGCTTACAACAAATATTGGTCGTGATGTAACGCTGGACTTATCCACAAGAGAGAAAGAATTTGAGAACCTGATGTTTCCCTTGAATATTACGTTTTCTCATAATGATACGGAAGATTGGCATTATGATATGGAAGACTATTACAAAGGTGATAGAGAGTATAGAAATTTATTCCGTGATTTCTCACAGCAGATTCTTCGCCCAATTTTAGAGTATAACATACCTATAATTCAGCTTGATAAAGAAACCCCGAAAGAAGCTGTCTGCCAGATTTTTGAGAATGTAAACACTGGTGGTGTACCTCTTACGGTTTTCGAACTCGTCACAGCTACATTTGCTGCTGAAGGACATGAATTGAGAAAAGATTGGGAGACCATTCGTCATATTTTTGCTCAAAAAGTAAATGGCGAGCTATTGAAAGAAATCACTGGCGCTAATTTTTTGGCAGCAATGACTCTGTTGGTATCATATTATAAAAGAGTGGTTTCAGGTGATGATGAGCGTGTGGCTGTAACATGTAAGAAAAAAGACATTCTTAGGCTTGAATTGAAAGATTATTTGAAGTATCATGACGCTTTGATTAAAGGTTTCTGTGATGCAGCTGATTTCTTAGTACATCAGGGGATTTTCCGTTCCAGAGATCTTCCATATTCGTCACAACTTATTCCACTTGCTGCAATCTTTGCATACGACAACGAAAATAAAAAAATGTTGCATCTTGGAAGCAAACAGGAATTATTGTCTCGTTGGTATTGGTGTGGCGTAATGGGTGAACTATATGGGGGTGCCAATGAAGCTAGATTTGCAACTGATATAATGGGCGTATTCCGTTGGATGGAAGGTGGTGAAATGCCAGAGACTGTATATCGTTCCAATATACAACCAACTCGTTTATTGACCATGCAGACTAGGAATAGTGCAGCGTACAAAGGTGTTATGGCACTTATCTTACAAGATTCACCACTTGATTTTATGACAGGTCATCGTATGGATATAGCATCTTACATTGATGAAGATGCTGATATTCATCATATATTCCCTCAAACTTATTGCGAGAAAAATAACCTTCCACGTATAAAATGGAATTCTGTCATTAATAAGACTCCAATTTATGCATCTTCCAATCGTTCAATAGGAGGACATGCACCAAGTACCTATATTGGAACTATGGCAAATAAGGGATTAAAACAAGTTGAGATACAGGAAGCTATAGAGTCACATAAGGTAAGTTATGCTCATCTTGCATTAGATGATTTCAATGCTTATTTCATAGATCGAGCAAAACAATTGCTTGACAGAATAGAGCAAGCGACAGGCAAATCTGTCTCAGGAAGAGATAGCGAAGAAACAATCCGTGAATTTGGTGTTGCTTTAATATAG